The following are encoded in a window of Geobacter metallireducens GS-15 genomic DNA:
- the phoU gene encoding phosphate signaling complex protein PhoU: MEREHFSRHFDEELNEIRNKLLEMGGKVEQMISDAMKSLVDRDSDLARRLIATDHQINHLELEIDEKCLQVLARRQPAARDLRFITLALKIVTDLERIGDQCTSVAKRVVELNEEPPLKPYIDLPRMSAAAGTMVKEALDAFVRGDAELAIKVCKEDAFVDGLNDQIQRELLTFMMEDPSSITRAMKLLYISKYMERIADHATNVAEMVIFMVKGKDIRHTAPPSGEIA; encoded by the coding sequence ATGGAACGCGAGCATTTCAGCAGACATTTTGACGAAGAACTGAACGAGATCAGAAACAAGCTCCTGGAGATGGGGGGCAAGGTGGAGCAGATGATCTCCGATGCCATGAAGTCCCTGGTGGATCGGGACTCGGACCTGGCCCGGCGCCTCATCGCCACGGACCACCAGATCAACCACCTGGAACTGGAGATCGATGAGAAGTGCCTCCAGGTGTTGGCCCGGCGGCAGCCTGCGGCCCGGGACCTCCGCTTCATCACCCTGGCCCTCAAGATCGTTACCGACCTGGAGCGGATCGGCGACCAGTGCACCAGCGTGGCCAAGCGGGTCGTGGAGCTGAACGAGGAGCCGCCGCTCAAGCCCTATATCGACCTCCCCCGCATGTCCGCGGCGGCAGGGACCATGGTGAAGGAAGCCCTCGACGCCTTTGTCCGGGGCGATGCCGAACTGGCCATCAAGGTCTGCAAGGAAGACGCCTTCGTGGACGGCCTCAACGACCAGATCCAGCGGGAGCTCCTCACCTTCATGATGGAAGACCCCTCAAGCATCACCCGGGCCATGAAGCTCCTCTACATCTCCAAGTACATGGAGCGGATCGCCGACCACGCCACCAACGTGGCCGAGATGGTGATCTTCATGGTCAAGGGGAAGGACATCCGCCACACGGCGCCGCCGAGCGGCGAGATTGCATAG
- a CDS encoding chemotaxis protein CheW: MTHTPFAKSGKAIDWDDIHQRLEAARKALSQELSPDEEKRILKTRAAALAREPLSGETTEGHLEILEFLLAYERYGIEMSWVRETCPLKDLTPIPCTPPFVLGLINVRGEIISVIDLKKFFDLPEKGLTDLNKVVIVHGGDMTFGILADEILGVRPVPGDAIQPTLPTLTGIREEYLKGITGERAIILDGSRILNDRRIIVNDEG; encoded by the coding sequence ATGACACATACCCCTTTCGCAAAATCGGGGAAAGCCATCGACTGGGATGACATCCACCAACGGCTTGAAGCGGCCCGCAAAGCCCTCAGCCAGGAGCTGTCTCCCGACGAAGAGAAGCGCATCCTGAAGACGCGGGCGGCTGCCCTTGCCCGGGAACCCCTCTCCGGGGAGACAACCGAAGGGCACCTGGAAATTCTCGAATTCCTCCTGGCCTACGAACGGTACGGCATCGAGATGTCCTGGGTTCGGGAGACCTGCCCCCTGAAGGATCTCACCCCAATCCCCTGCACGCCACCCTTCGTCCTCGGCCTCATCAACGTGCGAGGGGAGATCATTTCCGTCATCGACCTGAAAAAATTCTTCGACCTCCCGGAAAAGGGGTTGACGGACCTCAACAAGGTGGTCATCGTCCATGGCGGCGACATGACCTTCGGCATCCTGGCGGACGAGATCCTCGGCGTGCGCCCGGTCCCCGGCGATGCAATCCAACCCACCCTCCCCACCCTCACCGGCATCAGGGAGGAGTACCTGAAGGGGATCACCGGTGAGCGGGCGATAATCCTGGACGGAAGCCGGATCCTCAACGACAGGCGCATCATCGTCAATGACGAAGGGTGA
- the pstB gene encoding phosphate ABC transporter ATP-binding protein PstB, with amino-acid sequence MNTKVKIDKLNVHFGQTHAVKDVSIDVPENTVTAIIGPSGCGKSTMLRSLNRMHDLFPNARVTGKVLLDGNDIYDRKVDPVSIRRRVGMVFQKPNPFPAMSIYDNVVAGYKLNGRVKKSDADEIVETSLRRVALWDEVKDRLKSNSMELSGGQQQRLCIARTIAVQPEVILMDEPASALDPISTLKIEELIEELTEKYTIIIVTHNMQQAARVSDYTAFFYMGDLVEWGETKKLFTTPEKKQTEDYITGRFG; translated from the coding sequence ATGAACACCAAGGTCAAAATCGACAAACTGAATGTACACTTCGGGCAGACCCACGCGGTCAAGGATGTCTCCATCGACGTCCCCGAAAACACCGTCACCGCCATCATCGGGCCGTCGGGGTGCGGCAAGTCCACCATGCTCCGCTCCCTCAACCGGATGCACGATCTCTTTCCCAACGCCCGCGTAACCGGAAAGGTCCTCCTGGACGGCAACGACATCTATGACCGCAAGGTCGATCCGGTCTCCATCCGGCGCCGCGTCGGCATGGTCTTCCAGAAACCGAACCCCTTCCCTGCCATGTCCATTTACGATAATGTGGTGGCAGGGTACAAACTGAACGGGCGCGTGAAGAAGAGCGATGCCGACGAGATCGTCGAAACCAGCCTGCGCCGGGTGGCCCTCTGGGACGAGGTCAAGGACCGCCTCAAGAGCAACTCCATGGAGCTCTCCGGTGGCCAGCAGCAGCGGCTCTGCATTGCCCGGACCATTGCCGTGCAGCCGGAAGTCATCCTCATGGACGAGCCCGCATCGGCCCTCGACCCGATTTCCACCCTGAAGATCGAGGAACTGATAGAAGAGCTGACGGAGAAGTACACCATCATCATCGTCACCCACAACATGCAGCAGGCGGCCCGGGTCTCCGACTACACCGCCTTCTTCTACATGGGTGACCTGGTCGAGTGGGGCGAGACCAAGAAGCTTTTCACCACCCCCGAGAAGAAGCAGACCGAAGATTACATTACGGGACGTTTCGGGTAG
- the pstA gene encoding phosphate ABC transporter permease PstA produces the protein MNIVTRRNLKNSIITISMVCATVAVLVPLGLIFFHIMKMGASSINLDFFIHIPKPTGETGGGMANGMVGSALLIALASTIGIPVGVFGALYLVEFGGSRISNTVRFAADVLSGVPSIITGMVAYTLLVVPMKGFSALAGAVALSLIMVPIVLRTTEEQLKMVPGSLREASLALGVPLWRTSLKVTLRSATKGVMTGILLAIARIAGETAPLLFTALGNQFWSKKLTEPIAAMPLQIFNFAIAPYEDWHKLAWAGALVLVTIMFGLSLTARYLGRSRQQS, from the coding sequence ATGAACATCGTCACTCGCCGGAACCTGAAAAACTCCATAATCACCATTTCCATGGTCTGCGCCACCGTGGCCGTCCTCGTGCCGCTGGGGCTGATCTTCTTCCACATCATGAAGATGGGGGCCAGCTCCATCAACCTGGACTTCTTCATCCACATCCCGAAACCGACCGGAGAAACCGGTGGCGGGATGGCCAACGGCATGGTGGGGTCGGCGCTCCTGATCGCGCTTGCTTCCACCATCGGCATACCGGTCGGGGTCTTCGGGGCCCTCTACCTGGTGGAGTTCGGCGGAAGCCGCATCTCCAACACCGTCCGCTTTGCCGCGGATGTCCTCTCCGGCGTGCCGTCCATCATCACCGGCATGGTGGCCTACACCCTCCTGGTGGTGCCGATGAAGGGCTTCTCCGCCCTGGCCGGAGCCGTGGCCCTGTCGCTCATCATGGTCCCCATCGTGCTCCGCACCACCGAGGAACAGTTGAAGATGGTTCCCGGTTCCCTGCGGGAGGCCTCCCTGGCTCTGGGAGTGCCCCTCTGGCGCACGAGCCTCAAGGTGACCCTGAGGAGCGCCACGAAAGGGGTCATGACCGGCATCCTCCTGGCCATTGCCCGGATCGCCGGCGAAACCGCTCCGCTCCTCTTCACCGCCCTGGGGAACCAGTTCTGGAGCAAGAAGCTGACCGAGCCGATCGCCGCCATGCCGCTGCAGATCTTCAACTTCGCCATCGCCCCCTACGAAGACTGGCACAAGCTTGCCTGGGCGGGAGCCCTGGTCCTCGTGACGATCATGTTCGGGTTGAGCCTCACGGCCCGCTACCTGGGCAGAAGCAGACAGCAGTCGTAA
- a CDS encoding chemotaxis protein CheW — MSESCHLVIFTLDDQRYALHLSAVDRTVRMVEITPLPKAPGIVLGVISVNGMIVPVLDIRRRFALPERKTGLGDHLVIARTAKRTVALAVNGVHEVIERPAGEIIPPEAVLPGMEHVHGVVKLEDGMVFIHDLDGFLSLEEEQVLDAAMEQERHA; from the coding sequence GTGAGCGAATCCTGTCACCTCGTTATCTTCACCCTCGACGATCAGCGCTATGCGCTGCACCTTTCAGCCGTGGACCGGACCGTCCGCATGGTCGAGATCACCCCCCTGCCAAAAGCGCCCGGCATAGTTCTCGGCGTCATCTCCGTGAACGGAATGATTGTACCGGTCCTGGACATCCGTCGCCGTTTCGCCCTCCCGGAGCGGAAAACGGGCCTGGGCGACCACCTGGTCATCGCCCGGACGGCGAAACGGACCGTGGCCCTTGCGGTCAACGGCGTCCATGAGGTCATCGAGCGGCCGGCAGGCGAAATCATCCCTCCCGAGGCGGTCCTTCCCGGCATGGAGCATGTGCATGGAGTAGTGAAACTTGAGGATGGGATGGTCTTTATCCACGATCTCGACGGCTTCCTTTCCCTGGAGGAAGAACAGGTCCTGGACGCGGCAATGGAACAGGAACGCCATGCCTGA
- a CDS encoding CheR family methyltransferase has product MTHHISRQLLSRFSEFVSCQLGLHFPEKRWRDLERRTIHAARDLGFKRVEACVQWLLSSRVSRAEIEILASHLTIGETYFFREKGGFDALESRILPELIDSRRGKEQRLRIWSAGCSSGEEAYSIAILLKKMIPDIDEWNVAILATDINPRALAKAAAGIYSDWSFRGVPEWVKERYFTRCPDGRLEVPFAIRKMVTFANLNLVEDTFPSLVNNTNAMDIIFCRNVLMYFGTEQAGRATGNFHRSLLDGGWLLVSPCEVSSALFADFDAVTFPGALFYRKGGTGKRPAAFSCPLPTEETLHREEPSPFILPVPREHLPPEAGEEKTLPPQPEPSTYEEALALHRQGEYREAAERLCSFLSGSVATDAPHPLFGKAAALLAQLFADLGNLEEALRWSGEAIAADKLNGELHYLRATILQEQGAIGDAVASLKRALYLDHTFVLTHFALGNLTLGQGKKREADRHFANALELLGAYRDDDPVPGGDGMTAGRLADIIGSTRGAGQNP; this is encoded by the coding sequence ATGACGCACCATATTTCCCGTCAGCTCCTGTCACGGTTCAGTGAGTTCGTTTCCTGCCAACTCGGCCTCCATTTTCCGGAAAAGCGCTGGCGCGACCTCGAACGCAGAACGATCCATGCTGCCCGGGACCTCGGCTTCAAGAGGGTGGAAGCATGCGTGCAGTGGCTCCTGTCGTCGCGGGTATCGCGGGCCGAGATCGAGATTCTCGCCAGCCACCTGACCATCGGCGAAACCTACTTCTTCCGCGAGAAAGGAGGATTTGACGCCCTTGAATCCCGCATCCTCCCGGAGCTGATCGACTCGCGGCGGGGAAAGGAACAGCGGCTGCGGATCTGGAGCGCCGGGTGCTCATCGGGCGAGGAAGCGTATTCCATCGCGATCCTGCTCAAGAAGATGATCCCCGACATCGATGAGTGGAACGTCGCCATCCTGGCCACGGATATCAACCCCCGCGCCCTCGCCAAGGCGGCAGCGGGGATTTACAGCGACTGGTCGTTCCGCGGCGTGCCGGAGTGGGTGAAGGAACGGTATTTCACCCGCTGCCCGGACGGGCGCCTCGAAGTTCCCTTCGCCATCAGGAAGATGGTGACCTTCGCCAACCTCAACCTGGTGGAGGACACGTTCCCGTCCCTCGTGAATAACACCAATGCGATGGACATCATCTTCTGCCGCAACGTGCTGATGTACTTCGGAACGGAACAGGCCGGCCGGGCGACCGGGAATTTTCACCGTTCCCTCCTCGATGGGGGGTGGCTCCTTGTCAGCCCCTGCGAGGTATCGTCGGCTCTTTTCGCGGACTTTGACGCCGTCACGTTCCCGGGAGCGCTTTTCTACCGGAAGGGCGGGACAGGGAAACGTCCCGCCGCGTTTTCATGCCCGCTCCCGACTGAAGAGACTCTTCACCGGGAAGAGCCATCACCATTCATATTGCCTGTTCCCAGGGAGCACCTTCCCCCGGAGGCCGGTGAAGAGAAGACGCTCCCCCCGCAGCCTGAACCGTCGACCTATGAGGAGGCCTTGGCGCTCCACCGACAGGGGGAGTACCGGGAGGCCGCGGAAAGGCTGTGCAGCTTTCTCTCCGGCAGCGTCGCGACCGACGCCCCTCATCCCCTGTTCGGCAAGGCTGCCGCCCTCCTGGCGCAGCTCTTCGCCGACCTGGGCAACCTGGAGGAGGCGCTCCGGTGGTCCGGAGAGGCAATCGCCGCCGACAAGCTCAACGGGGAGCTTCACTACCTCCGCGCAACCATCCTCCAGGAGCAGGGGGCCATCGGCGACGCGGTGGCATCGTTGAAGCGGGCACTGTATCTCGACCATACCTTCGTGCTCACCCACTTCGCCCTGGGCAATCTCACCCTGGGGCAGGGGAAGAAAAGGGAAGCGGACCGCCATTTCGCCAATGCCCTGGAACTTCTCGGCGCATACCGTGACGATGATCCGGTGCCGGGGGGAGATGGAATGACCGCCGGCAGGCTTGCCGACATCATCGGCTCGACCCGGGGAGCAGGACAAAATCCGTGA
- the pstC gene encoding phosphate ABC transporter permease subunit PstC: protein MPNDPGELTLKQPTGCTEKTVTNETPSPPIAPSKRLNADLVFKAVTAAFAFSILLILALMTLEMVKESLPAIKAFGWKFAGSSDWDAVQGIFGALPYIWGSVVSSLLALALATPLSVGTALFVTEIAPKRFGGAVAALVELLAAIPSVIYGLWGILVMAPWLQQTVQPFLSDHLGFLPFFQGAPYGVSMLAAVFILMIMVVPIITSITKEVLLAVPQSQREAAIALGATRWEMIRMAVLPYGRSGILGAVILGLGRAIGETMAVTMVIGNTPQISLSLLSPAYTMPSVIANEFAETTSKLHASALMEIGLLLLVVTLVINVMARLLLWGMTRQAAGGAK from the coding sequence ATGCCCAATGATCCCGGAGAACTGACTCTCAAGCAACCAACCGGATGTACGGAGAAGACGGTGACTAACGAGACTCCTTCACCCCCGATTGCCCCAAGTAAAAGGCTGAATGCCGATCTTGTCTTCAAGGCTGTCACCGCCGCATTCGCCTTCAGCATCCTGCTCATCCTGGCCCTCATGACCCTGGAGATGGTCAAGGAAAGCCTCCCGGCCATCAAGGCCTTCGGCTGGAAATTCGCCGGCAGCTCCGACTGGGATGCGGTCCAGGGAATTTTTGGTGCCCTCCCCTACATCTGGGGTTCGGTGGTCTCCTCCCTCCTCGCCCTGGCTCTGGCCACCCCCCTCAGCGTCGGGACAGCCCTCTTCGTCACGGAGATAGCACCCAAGAGGTTCGGCGGCGCGGTGGCGGCCCTGGTCGAGCTTCTGGCGGCCATCCCCAGCGTCATCTACGGTCTGTGGGGAATTTTGGTGATGGCCCCGTGGCTCCAGCAGACGGTGCAGCCGTTTCTCAGCGACCACCTCGGGTTCCTTCCCTTCTTCCAGGGGGCTCCCTACGGCGTCAGCATGCTGGCCGCGGTCTTTATCCTGATGATCATGGTCGTCCCGATCATAACCTCCATCACCAAGGAGGTCCTTCTTGCCGTTCCCCAAAGCCAGCGCGAAGCGGCCATCGCTCTCGGTGCCACCCGCTGGGAGATGATCCGGATGGCGGTTCTCCCCTACGGACGCTCCGGGATCCTCGGGGCGGTGATCCTCGGCCTCGGCCGGGCCATCGGCGAGACCATGGCGGTCACCATGGTGATCGGCAACACGCCGCAGATATCCCTTTCGCTCCTCTCCCCGGCCTACACCATGCCGAGCGTCATCGCCAACGAGTTCGCCGAGACCACCTCCAAGCTCCACGCCTCCGCCCTCATGGAGATCGGACTCCTCCTTCTGGTGGTCACCCTGGTCATCAACGTCATGGCGCGGCTCCTCCTCTGGGGGATGACGCGGCAGGCGGCAGGAGGCGCGAAATAA
- a CDS encoding methyl-accepting chemotaxis protein, with product MRIRTRLLVSFAIVLALLVGVGGYSLNRMNLLADLTNDLYEHPFTVRKSIRDAYLNLMQMNRSLNRMVTSPDNTMVSADMQAINDSEKEFLKNMGIIRERFLGKQGDVDDVIKTYEEWKPLRDRVIALTAANQKGKAKELLSGAEAKLFTALDKETGDILSFSDRNASEFFKGAQSTARMSLILTALAIAAAAGIVVLVAVTLTRSIIRPLGTAMGVAARVADGDLTVTVPPVSGQDEMNLLLQTFGRMVENLRRQAMDIQEGVNVLAASAGEILASTTQVASSAAETASALNETTATVEEVKQTTQLAAQKARNVADTAQRSLQVSQGGRKAVESSVEGMNRIREQMATIAESIVNLSEQSHAIGEIIATVNDLAEQSNLLAVNASIEAAKAGEHGKGFAVVAHEVKSLADQSKQATAQVRALLNDIQKGTNAAVMATEQGSKAVEAGEKQAAEAGEAIQLLTESIAESANASAQITATSQQQLVGMDQVALAMENISEASALSVTSTKQAESSAQNLHELGQKLKRLVEQLKL from the coding sequence ATGCGAATACGGACACGGCTCCTTGTGAGTTTCGCGATCGTTCTGGCGCTCCTGGTGGGAGTCGGGGGCTATTCCCTGAACCGGATGAACCTCCTGGCGGACCTCACCAACGATCTGTACGAACACCCCTTCACCGTCAGGAAGTCGATCCGCGATGCCTATCTCAACCTGATGCAGATGAACCGCTCCCTGAACAGGATGGTAACGTCGCCGGACAACACTATGGTCTCCGCGGACATGCAGGCGATCAACGATTCCGAAAAGGAGTTCCTGAAGAACATGGGGATCATCAGGGAGCGGTTCCTCGGCAAGCAGGGCGACGTTGACGACGTCATCAAGACCTATGAAGAGTGGAAGCCGCTCCGGGACCGGGTTATCGCCCTGACGGCCGCCAACCAGAAAGGGAAGGCGAAGGAACTCCTCTCCGGTGCCGAAGCGAAGCTTTTCACGGCCCTGGACAAGGAGACTGGAGATATACTCAGCTTTTCCGACCGTAACGCAAGCGAGTTTTTCAAAGGGGCACAGAGTACGGCAAGGATGTCTCTGATCCTCACCGCCCTCGCCATTGCCGCCGCCGCCGGAATCGTCGTTCTGGTTGCCGTCACCCTCACCCGCAGCATCATCCGCCCCCTCGGCACGGCAATGGGGGTCGCGGCGCGGGTGGCCGACGGCGACCTGACCGTGACGGTCCCCCCCGTCAGTGGGCAGGACGAGATGAACCTCCTCCTCCAGACCTTTGGCCGGATGGTGGAGAATCTCCGCCGGCAGGCCATGGATATCCAGGAGGGGGTGAACGTCCTTGCGGCCTCGGCGGGAGAGATCCTGGCCTCAACCACCCAGGTGGCCTCCAGCGCGGCCGAAACGGCGAGCGCCCTGAACGAAACCACCGCCACCGTGGAAGAGGTGAAGCAGACCACGCAACTGGCCGCCCAGAAGGCCCGGAATGTGGCCGACACCGCCCAGCGGTCGCTGCAGGTATCCCAGGGAGGGAGGAAAGCGGTGGAAAGCTCCGTCGAAGGGATGAACCGGATCCGCGAGCAGATGGCGACCATCGCCGAGAGCATCGTGAACCTCAGCGAGCAGAGCCACGCCATCGGGGAGATTATCGCCACGGTCAACGACCTGGCCGAGCAGTCGAACCTCCTGGCCGTCAACGCCTCCATCGAGGCGGCAAAGGCGGGGGAGCACGGCAAGGGGTTTGCCGTGGTGGCCCATGAAGTCAAGAGCCTGGCCGACCAGTCGAAGCAGGCCACCGCCCAGGTGCGGGCGCTGCTGAACGATATCCAGAAAGGGACCAACGCCGCGGTGATGGCGACGGAGCAGGGGAGCAAGGCTGTTGAGGCGGGCGAAAAACAGGCGGCTGAGGCGGGAGAGGCAATCCAGCTCCTGACGGAAAGCATCGCCGAATCGGCCAACGCCTCGGCCCAGATCACCGCCACCAGCCAGCAGCAGTTGGTCGGCATGGATCAGGTGGCCCTGGCCATGGAAAACATCAGCGAGGCAAGCGCCCTGAGCGTCACCAGCACGAAACAGGCCGAGTCCTCCGCCCAGAATCTCCATGAGTTGGGACAGAAGCTGAAGCGGCTGGTGGAGCAACTCAAACTGTAA
- a CDS encoding hybrid sensor histidine kinase/response regulator codes for MDKDFLKKLLATFAVESRERLDAISTTLVELEQSSSPARELELIEALFRETHSLKGAARSVNAASIEAVSHALENLFSAMKRREVEPVPELFDLLHTAVDTIGGLLPSLETGPSTTEKERLKEVVFRLHQAQRGTLPPRPPAPAPPPEQEEPSQAGKATAPQTVRIATEKLDTLLHQTEGMLTAKLAAAQRAKELRGELQALALWEKEWKKLLPSLRRLRRELKSGANSGTASEGSDAPTRKLLEFLDWNQVVVKMTRYRLSRLTRGAEHDLMHLGDMVESLLGDVREALMLPFSSLLSLLPKLVRDLSRDRGKEVELVVEGEAIEIDRRVLEEMKDPFVHLVRNCIDHGIERPAERERQGKPPRGRIAITVALSDNKRVEIVIADDGAGINVIRLQEAAVKLGLVSLEGAEQDEGQDPLSLIFASGLSTSPVIDDISGRGLGLAIVRDKVERLGGTIAVESEAGLGTTFRITLPLTLSTFRGVLVRAGGHLFVLPTTDVERVARKGRTAIATVENRETIELDGRTLSFARLSDVLELPRTERGDGDGEHLSFFVLPTEHGGIAFGVDEVVGEQEVTVKGLGPQLRRVRNIAGATVLGSGKVAPILNSSDLVKSAVRVAGAGTVTGYAPPAEEAAPRSILVVEDSITARTLLKNILEAAGYRVKTAVDGVDALTLLGTEDFDLVVSDVDMPRMNGFELTGRIRESRQLAELPVVLVTSLDSREDRERGVDAGANAYIVKSSFDQSNLLDAIRRLI; via the coding sequence ATGGATAAAGACTTTCTGAAAAAACTTCTGGCAACCTTCGCGGTCGAATCCAGGGAGCGCCTCGACGCCATCTCCACCACACTCGTGGAACTGGAGCAGAGCAGTTCCCCCGCGAGGGAGCTGGAGCTGATCGAGGCGCTCTTCAGGGAAACCCACAGCCTGAAAGGTGCTGCCCGCTCCGTCAATGCGGCGTCCATCGAGGCGGTGAGCCATGCCTTGGAGAACCTCTTCTCGGCCATGAAACGCCGGGAGGTGGAGCCGGTGCCGGAACTGTTCGATCTCCTCCACACGGCGGTCGACACGATAGGGGGACTACTCCCGTCCCTTGAAACCGGCCCCTCCACCACGGAAAAGGAGCGTCTCAAGGAGGTGGTGTTCCGCCTGCACCAGGCCCAGCGGGGCACCCTTCCCCCCCGTCCTCCGGCACCCGCTCCCCCCCCGGAACAGGAGGAACCCTCCCAGGCCGGGAAAGCGACAGCACCGCAGACCGTGAGAATAGCCACCGAGAAACTCGACACCCTTCTCCACCAGACCGAAGGGATGCTGACGGCGAAGCTGGCCGCGGCCCAAAGGGCGAAGGAGTTGCGTGGTGAACTCCAGGCGCTGGCCCTCTGGGAAAAGGAGTGGAAAAAGCTGCTGCCTTCATTGCGGCGCCTGCGCAGGGAGCTGAAAAGCGGGGCGAACAGCGGGACCGCTTCGGAGGGAAGCGATGCGCCCACCAGGAAACTCCTCGAATTCCTCGACTGGAATCAGGTGGTGGTCAAGATGACACGGTATCGGCTGAGCCGCCTGACCAGAGGGGCGGAGCACGACCTCATGCACCTGGGGGACATGGTGGAGAGCCTCCTGGGAGATGTGCGGGAGGCGCTGATGCTCCCCTTCTCGTCACTGCTGTCGCTCCTCCCGAAGCTCGTCCGCGACCTCTCCCGGGACCGGGGCAAGGAGGTGGAGCTGGTCGTGGAGGGGGAGGCCATCGAGATCGACCGGCGGGTCCTGGAGGAGATGAAGGACCCCTTCGTGCACCTGGTACGGAACTGCATCGACCACGGCATCGAACGCCCCGCGGAGCGGGAGCGGCAGGGGAAGCCCCCCCGCGGGAGGATCGCCATCACCGTCGCCCTCTCTGATAACAAGAGGGTCGAGATCGTCATTGCCGACGACGGGGCCGGCATCAACGTCATCCGCCTTCAGGAAGCGGCCGTGAAGCTGGGCCTTGTCTCCCTGGAAGGGGCGGAACAGGATGAGGGACAGGATCCCCTCTCCCTCATCTTCGCCTCGGGACTGTCAACGAGCCCTGTCATCGACGACATCTCGGGGAGGGGGCTCGGCCTCGCCATCGTGCGGGATAAAGTGGAGCGGCTCGGCGGAACCATCGCCGTCGAAAGCGAGGCGGGACTCGGGACCACCTTCCGCATCACCCTCCCCCTGACCCTCTCCACCTTCAGGGGGGTGCTGGTCCGGGCGGGCGGCCACCTCTTCGTGCTGCCGACCACCGACGTGGAGCGCGTGGCCCGGAAAGGGAGAACGGCCATCGCCACCGTTGAAAACCGGGAAACCATCGAACTGGACGGCCGAACTCTCTCCTTTGCCAGATTGAGCGACGTCCTGGAGCTTCCGCGCACGGAAAGGGGCGATGGAGACGGGGAGCACCTCTCCTTCTTCGTCCTCCCCACCGAGCACGGGGGAATCGCCTTCGGGGTGGACGAGGTCGTGGGGGAGCAGGAGGTGACGGTCAAGGGGCTCGGGCCTCAACTGCGCCGCGTGCGCAACATTGCCGGCGCCACGGTTCTGGGGAGCGGCAAGGTGGCGCCGATCCTGAACAGCAGCGACCTGGTAAAGTCGGCGGTCAGGGTCGCCGGGGCAGGCACCGTCACCGGCTACGCACCTCCTGCGGAGGAAGCGGCTCCGCGCTCGATCTTGGTCGTAGAGGATTCGATCACCGCCCGGACGCTCCTGAAGAACATCCTGGAAGCGGCAGGCTACCGGGTAAAAACCGCCGTGGACGGTGTCGACGCCCTGACGCTGCTCGGCACCGAGGATTTCGACCTGGTGGTCTCCGACGTGGACATGCCGCGCATGAACGGCTTCGAGTTGACCGGAAGGATCCGTGAATCACGGCAGCTGGCCGAGCTGCCGGTGGTGCTGGTAACTTCCCTCGACTCCCGCGAGGACCGGGAACGGGGGGTCGATGCCGGGGCAAACGCCTATATCGTGAAGAGCAGTTTCGACCAGAGCAATCTGCTGGATGCCATACGGAGGCTGATTTGA